The following proteins are co-located in the Massilia litorea genome:
- a CDS encoding SGNH/GDSL hydrolase family protein, translated as MRQMNFALALLTAAALAACGGTGSSGGDQTHAVKFTQQVTFGDSLSDVGSYNVGAVNVAGGGKFTINGDNTSTNPVLTGKNWTEVLAAELRLPAPCAAQTGLQGTDSTDPALDFNVPIVNNANCFNYAQGGARVTNPIGPGNRAVKPELGEMTLPVVSQVANHLAKTGGKFSGTELVTIMAGGNDVLMQLGGLSAGATAAGTAAGQKAFPTLLIGGLVAIVPAANQASAQASIGLAVQTTAAAGGTQTQIAGAAALAAIQLGADPAAAQAAAAKAGTDAQAAGAKAGADYAAAQGPLLVAELGKAGAELAALVKTQIVAKGANYVVVNNLPDVASTPSGKAQSASTQQLIGAMVDAFNAQLKAGLGNDPKIAYVDLYSISKDQVVNPAIYGLTNTAQKACTTESSLTCTAKTLSGPDVSHYMFADDIHPTPYEYWLVTRYVLKDMAVKGWL; from the coding sequence ATGCGTCAAATGAATTTCGCGCTCGCGCTGCTGACTGCAGCTGCGCTGGCTGCATGCGGCGGCACCGGCAGCAGTGGTGGCGATCAGACCCATGCGGTCAAGTTCACCCAGCAGGTGACCTTCGGCGACAGCCTGTCGGACGTCGGCAGCTACAACGTGGGCGCAGTCAACGTCGCTGGTGGCGGCAAGTTCACCATCAACGGTGACAACACCAGCACGAACCCTGTCCTGACCGGCAAGAACTGGACCGAAGTGCTGGCCGCGGAACTGCGCCTGCCGGCGCCTTGCGCCGCCCAGACCGGCCTGCAGGGCACCGACAGCACCGATCCGGCGCTCGACTTCAACGTGCCGATCGTCAACAACGCGAATTGCTTCAACTACGCACAGGGCGGCGCCCGCGTGACCAACCCGATCGGCCCTGGCAACCGCGCCGTCAAGCCGGAACTGGGCGAGATGACCCTGCCGGTGGTGAGCCAGGTCGCGAACCACCTGGCTAAAACCGGCGGCAAGTTCAGCGGCACCGAACTGGTCACCATCATGGCCGGCGGTAACGACGTCCTGATGCAGCTGGGCGGGCTGAGCGCAGGCGCCACCGCTGCCGGCACCGCTGCCGGCCAGAAGGCGTTCCCGACCCTGCTGATCGGCGGACTGGTCGCCATCGTGCCGGCTGCAAATCAGGCTAGCGCGCAGGCAAGCATCGGCCTGGCCGTCCAGACCACGGCAGCCGCCGGCGGTACCCAGACGCAAATCGCCGGCGCTGCAGCACTCGCCGCGATCCAGCTCGGCGCCGATCCTGCAGCCGCGCAAGCCGCCGCCGCCAAAGCCGGTACCGACGCGCAGGCAGCCGGTGCCAAGGCCGGTGCCGACTACGCCGCCGCGCAAGGTCCGCTGCTCGTTGCCGAACTGGGCAAGGCCGGCGCCGAACTGGCTGCACTGGTAAAGACGCAAATCGTCGCCAAGGGCGCGAACTACGTGGTCGTCAACAACCTGCCGGACGTCGCCAGTACCCCGTCGGGCAAGGCACAGTCGGCATCGACCCAGCAACTGATCGGCGCGATGGTCGATGCCTTCAACGCACAGTTGAAGGCCGGTCTGGGCAACGATCCGAAAATCGCCTACGTCGACCTGTATTCGATCAGCAAGGACCAGGTAGTCAACCCGGCCATCTACGGGCTGACCAACACCGCGCAGAAGGCCTGCACGACCGAATCGTCGCTGACCTGCACCGCCAAGACCCTGTCTGGTCCGGACGTAAGCCACTACATGTTCGCCGACGACATCCACCCGACTCCGTACGAGTACTGGCTGGTCACGCGCTATGTCCTGAAGGATATGGCTGTCAAAGGCTGGCTGTAA
- a CDS encoding OmpW/AlkL family protein, which yields MMKVRFNSVAKTLIAAAALACAASASAQSAGQWTAKFGFNQLTPKVESGDISAPALPFTKGDVSRDIQPVIGIAYGITDNISLETALGTPYKHRILGAGSIAGTGELGTVEALPPTVFAQYRFFSPNATFRPFVGIGATYAYFMKERGSGKLTALTNPGGAPTTFNIDNKFTYTGQLGVAMNFNERWFADVTVNKSRLRTDVHFSTGQNQHMKLDPVAVLLAVGYKF from the coding sequence ATGATGAAAGTACGTTTCAATAGCGTCGCCAAGACGCTAATCGCAGCCGCCGCGCTGGCATGCGCCGCGAGCGCTTCGGCCCAGTCGGCCGGCCAGTGGACCGCCAAGTTCGGCTTCAACCAGCTGACCCCGAAAGTCGAGAGCGGCGATATCTCGGCACCGGCCCTGCCGTTCACCAAGGGCGATGTCTCGCGCGACATCCAGCCGGTGATCGGCATTGCCTATGGCATCACCGACAACATCTCGCTCGAAACCGCGCTCGGCACGCCGTACAAGCACAGGATCCTCGGCGCCGGTTCGATCGCCGGTACCGGCGAGCTGGGTACGGTCGAGGCACTGCCGCCGACCGTGTTCGCGCAGTACCGCTTCTTCTCCCCGAACGCGACCTTCCGTCCGTTCGTCGGCATTGGCGCCACCTATGCCTACTTCATGAAGGAACGCGGTTCGGGCAAGCTGACGGCGCTCACCAATCCGGGCGGCGCACCGACGACCTTCAACATCGACAACAAGTTCACCTATACCGGCCAGCTCGGCGTGGCGATGAACTTCAACGAGCGCTGGTTCGCCGACGTGACCGTCAACAAGAGCCGCCTGCGCACCGACGTGCACTTCTCGACCGGCCAGAACCAGCACATGAAGCTGGACCCGGTCGCCGTGCTGCTGGCCGTCGGCTACAAGTTTTAA
- a CDS encoding putative bifunctional diguanylate cyclase/phosphodiesterase — translation MPPSGHTVSTNLHSQDASALSLDLLLSNLPGVVYRCLNDSSWTMIFLSAGIEKLTGYPASAFTGEDAMSYASLIHPDDRAKVSDDTNAAIRERRPFQLSYRITTAAGKLRWAWEQGAAVFDEQGNVEALEGFIADITVLRRADLLALEQASLLDKARDAIFVMDMSSRITYWNKGAERLYGWDAREAEGQRMSDLLCDDHAAYSEAYKTALDEGEWVGELHQHRRDGSPLHADTRWTVVPADPASGIPQKILVMSTDISERKSNEARIHRLAYFDALTDLPNRASLLDHLRRALLGSARSRKVGALMFLDLDNFKTLNDTHGHAAGDMLLQAVARRLEHSVREADMVARLGGDEFVILVQPDEESIETAAHHAETVAAKVVAAMRAPFQLADFMYSVSTSIGVTMISGALDTVESALKQADTAMYQAKAAGRNTFRFFDPDMQAKWTARSELESGLRRALRNHEFMLNYQPQLDGDSRVIGAEALLRWRLPNGEILYPTEFIKQAEETSLIVDIGRWVLGTACLELASWQRNPATRHLSLSVNVSARQFVEPDFVAMTQEILAATGVDPHGLKFELTETLVVTDFAHTVETMETLRRLGITFSLDDFGTGYSSLAYLRKLPLDQLKIDYSFMRDVLTDRNDASIVRSIIALGGSLGLQVIAEGVETQGQREWLSQAGCFVYQGYLYERALSGEHFARYAATLH, via the coding sequence ATGCCCCCATCTGGCCACACAGTCTCGACCAATTTGCATTCCCAGGACGCCTCCGCCCTGTCGCTCGATCTATTGTTGAGCAACTTGCCCGGGGTGGTGTATCGCTGCCTGAACGACAGCAGCTGGACCATGATCTTCCTGAGTGCGGGCATCGAAAAGCTGACCGGCTATCCGGCTTCCGCCTTCACCGGCGAGGATGCGATGTCGTATGCCAGCCTGATCCATCCCGACGACCGCGCGAAGGTGTCCGACGACACCAATGCGGCGATCCGCGAACGCCGTCCCTTCCAGCTGAGCTACCGCATCACCACCGCCGCCGGCAAGCTGCGCTGGGCCTGGGAACAGGGAGCGGCCGTGTTCGACGAGCAGGGCAACGTGGAAGCGCTCGAGGGTTTCATTGCCGACATCACGGTCTTGCGGCGCGCCGACCTGCTGGCGCTGGAACAGGCCTCGCTGCTGGACAAGGCACGCGATGCGATCTTCGTGATGGACATGAGTTCGCGCATCACCTACTGGAACAAGGGCGCCGAACGGCTCTACGGCTGGGATGCGAGGGAAGCCGAGGGCCAGCGCATGTCCGACCTGCTGTGCGACGACCACGCGGCCTACAGCGAAGCGTATAAAACCGCGCTCGACGAAGGCGAGTGGGTGGGCGAACTGCACCAGCACCGGCGCGACGGCAGTCCCCTGCATGCCGACACGCGCTGGACCGTGGTGCCGGCCGATCCGGCCTCGGGCATCCCGCAAAAGATCCTGGTCATGAGCACCGACATCAGCGAGCGCAAGAGCAACGAGGCGCGCATCCACCGCCTCGCCTATTTCGACGCCTTGACCGACCTGCCGAACCGCGCCAGCCTGCTCGATCACCTGCGCCGCGCCCTGCTCGGCAGTGCGCGCTCGCGCAAGGTCGGCGCCCTGATGTTCCTCGACCTCGACAATTTCAAGACCCTCAACGATACCCACGGCCACGCGGCCGGCGACATGCTGCTGCAGGCGGTTGCCCGCCGCCTCGAGCACAGCGTGCGCGAGGCCGACATGGTGGCGCGCCTCGGCGGCGACGAGTTCGTGATCCTGGTCCAGCCGGATGAGGAATCGATCGAAACAGCGGCGCACCATGCCGAGACCGTGGCCGCCAAGGTCGTCGCCGCCATGCGCGCGCCCTTCCAGCTCGCCGACTTCATGTATTCGGTGTCGACCAGCATCGGCGTGACGATGATCAGCGGCGCCCTCGACACGGTGGAGTCGGCCCTGAAGCAGGCCGACACCGCCATGTACCAGGCCAAGGCCGCAGGCCGCAACACCTTCCGCTTCTTCGATCCCGACATGCAGGCCAAGTGGACCGCCCGCTCCGAGCTCGAAAGCGGGCTGCGGCGCGCCTTGCGCAACCATGAATTCATGCTGAACTACCAGCCGCAACTCGACGGCGACAGCCGCGTGATCGGCGCCGAGGCGCTCCTGCGCTGGCGCCTGCCGAACGGCGAGATCCTGTATCCGACCGAATTCATCAAGCAGGCCGAAGAGACCAGCCTGATCGTCGACATCGGGCGCTGGGTGCTGGGCACGGCCTGCCTCGAGCTGGCCTCGTGGCAGAGGAATCCCGCCACCCGGCACCTGTCGCTGTCGGTGAACGTGAGTGCGCGCCAGTTCGTCGAGCCCGATTTCGTCGCCATGACCCAGGAAATCCTGGCCGCCACCGGCGTCGATCCGCACGGCCTGAAATTCGAGCTGACCGAAACCCTGGTCGTGACCGATTTCGCACACACGGTCGAGACCATGGAAACCCTGCGCCGCCTCGGCATCACCTTCTCGCTCGACGACTTCGGCACCGGCTACTCGTCGCTGGCCTACCTGCGCAAACTGCCGCTGGACCAGCTGAAAATCGATTATTCCTTCATGCGAGACGTGCTGACCGATCGCAACGACGCCTCGATCGTGCGCTCGATCATTGCCCTCGGCGGCAGCCTGGGCCTGCAGGTGATCGCCGAAGGCGTGGAAACCCAGGGCCAGCGCGAATGGCTGTCCCAGGCCGGCTGCTTCGTCTACCAGGGATATTTATACGAACGCGCCCTCAGTGGCGAGCATTTCGCGCGCTACGCAGCGACGCTGCATTAG
- a CDS encoding acyl-CoA dehydrogenase, whose protein sequence is MTKAAFHWDDPLLLNSQLTDDERMIRDAAASYCQDKLQPRILEAFRHERMDNSIFREMGELGLLGPTIPEQYGGPGLNYVAYGLIAREVERVDSGYRSMMSVQSSLVMVPIHEFGNEATKQKYLPKLATGEWIGCFGLTEPNHGSDPGSMVTRARKVEGGYSLTGSKMWITNSPVADVFVVWAKDDEGAIRGFVLEKDWKGLSAPAIHGKFGLRASVTGEIVMDNVFCPEENAFPDVRGLKGPFTCLNSARYGIAWGALGAAEACWHTARQYTLDRHQFGKPLAANQLVQKKLADMQTEITLGLQGCLRLGRMKDEGTAAVEITSMMKRNSCGKSLDIARTARDMLGGNGISDEFGIIRHMVNLEVVNTYEGTHDIHALILGRAQTGIAAF, encoded by the coding sequence ATGACCAAAGCCGCCTTCCACTGGGACGATCCCCTCCTCCTGAACAGCCAGCTCACCGACGACGAGCGCATGATCCGCGACGCCGCCGCTTCCTATTGCCAGGACAAGCTGCAGCCGCGCATCCTCGAGGCCTTCCGCCACGAGCGCATGGACAATTCCATCTTCCGCGAGATGGGAGAACTGGGCCTGCTCGGCCCGACCATTCCCGAGCAATACGGCGGCCCCGGCCTGAACTATGTCGCCTACGGCCTGATCGCGCGCGAAGTCGAGCGCGTCGACTCGGGCTACCGCTCGATGATGAGCGTGCAATCGTCCCTGGTGATGGTGCCGATCCATGAATTCGGCAACGAGGCAACCAAACAGAAATACCTGCCGAAACTGGCGACCGGCGAATGGATCGGCTGCTTCGGTTTGACCGAGCCGAACCACGGCTCCGATCCAGGCTCGATGGTGACCCGTGCCCGCAAGGTCGAGGGCGGCTATTCGCTCACCGGCAGCAAGATGTGGATCACCAACTCGCCGGTCGCCGACGTGTTCGTCGTCTGGGCCAAGGATGACGAAGGCGCAATCCGGGGCTTCGTGCTCGAAAAGGACTGGAAAGGGTTATCCGCCCCAGCCATCCACGGCAAGTTCGGCCTGCGCGCGTCGGTCACCGGCGAGATCGTCATGGACAACGTGTTCTGCCCGGAAGAAAACGCCTTCCCGGACGTGCGCGGCCTGAAGGGTCCGTTTACCTGCCTGAACTCGGCGCGTTACGGCATCGCCTGGGGCGCGCTCGGCGCCGCCGAGGCCTGCTGGCACACGGCGCGCCAGTACACCCTCGATCGTCACCAGTTCGGCAAGCCGCTGGCGGCGAACCAGCTGGTGCAAAAGAAACTGGCCGACATGCAGACCGAGATCACCCTCGGCCTGCAGGGCTGCCTGCGCCTGGGCCGGATGAAGGACGAGGGCACGGCCGCGGTCGAGATCACCTCGATGATGAAGCGTAACTCCTGCGGTAAATCGCTGGACATCGCCCGTACGGCACGCGACATGCTGGGCGGTAACGGTATCTCGGACGAGTTCGGCATCATCCGCCACATGGTCAACCTGGAAGTCGTGAACACCTATGAGGGGACGCACGACATCCACGCGCTGATCCTGGGCCGCGCACAGACCGGCATCGCCGCCTTTTAA
- a CDS encoding flavin reductase family protein, with product MNTRSPRAIARGFDSAHFRQALSQFATGVTVITTRLADGSFRGLTASSFNSVSLDPPLVLWSLGVGANSLPVFSGNSHYVINILAAGQQDLAMRFSRRTETDPFDGIDYELSRTGLPILKGAAAWFECHNRSRYPEGDHVIFVGEVEECDVQPQAGLLFHGGRFGTTGPA from the coding sequence ATGAACACACGCTCTCCCCGCGCCATCGCGCGCGGTTTCGACTCGGCGCATTTTCGCCAGGCACTGTCGCAATTCGCCACCGGCGTGACCGTGATCACGACGCGGCTTGCCGACGGCAGCTTCCGCGGCCTGACCGCCAGTTCGTTCAATTCGGTCTCGCTCGATCCGCCGCTCGTGCTGTGGAGCCTGGGCGTGGGCGCGAACAGCCTGCCCGTCTTCAGCGGCAACTCGCATTACGTCATCAACATCCTGGCGGCGGGCCAGCAAGACCTGGCCATGCGCTTTTCGCGCCGCACCGAGACCGATCCCTTCGACGGCATCGACTACGAACTCTCGCGTACCGGCCTGCCGATTTTAAAGGGCGCGGCAGCCTGGTTCGAATGCCATAACCGCAGCCGCTATCCGGAAGGCGACCACGTGATCTTCGTCGGCGAAGTCGAGGAATGCGACGTGCAGCCGCAGGCGGGACTGCTGTTTCATGGCGGGCGCTTCGGCACGACCGGCCCGGCCTGA
- the msrA gene encoding peptide-methionine (S)-S-oxide reductase MsrA, producing MSEQGRHEVAILGGGCFWCVEAVYLEVRGVTKVESGYMGGHVVNPTYEQVCGAGTGHAEVVRLEFDPSVISYRDILQIFFTIHDPTTQDRQGNDVGPQYRSVIFFENPEQEATARQVIAEMAAVWDAPIVTQLVPSETWYKAEEYHQNYYAQHPMQGYCAFVVAPKVAKFRKTFTHWMK from the coding sequence ATGAGCGAGCAAGGGCGGCACGAGGTGGCAATTCTGGGCGGCGGCTGTTTCTGGTGCGTCGAGGCCGTGTACCTCGAGGTGCGCGGCGTCACGAAAGTCGAATCGGGCTACATGGGCGGCCATGTCGTCAATCCGACCTACGAACAGGTCTGCGGCGCCGGCACCGGACACGCCGAGGTGGTACGGCTCGAATTCGATCCGTCGGTCATCAGCTACCGCGACATCCTGCAGATCTTCTTCACCATCCACGATCCGACGACCCAGGACCGCCAGGGCAACGACGTCGGCCCGCAATACCGTTCCGTGATCTTCTTCGAGAACCCGGAGCAGGAAGCGACCGCGCGCCAGGTGATCGCGGAGATGGCGGCGGTCTGGGACGCGCCGATCGTGACCCAGTTGGTGCCGAGCGAGACCTGGTACAAGGCCGAGGAGTATCACCAGAATTACTATGCCCAGCATCCGATGCAGGGGTATTGCGCCTTTGTCGTGGCGCCGAAGGTGGCGAAGTTCCGCAAGACGTTTACGCACTGGATGAAGTAG
- a CDS encoding SAM-dependent methyltransferase, with product MFTEMKLSAWSTGVRSKLSLPLRVELWNGEQFDLSPDPPRVTIRVPRPSSLRYLLSPSLYKLGAAYVEGELEIRGRAADMIRIGSELAASSGKPARRANPLRLLSPHTRQKDAEAIRYHYDVSNDFYAAWLDPNMVYSCAYFENGDEDLASAQLKKIDHILRKIDLRPGQSLLDIGCGWGALAIRAAQAFGARCVGITLSENQAALARERVAQAGLESQVEIRLQDYRDLDGQFDRITSVGMFEHVGVQHLPAYFEKIQGLLAPGGVVMNHGITTTDVAGRATPYGGGEFIDQYVFPQGELAHLSAVVKAMQQGGLEVRDVENLRRHYARTCALWTENFESRFDAIGQLTDAKHLRIWHVYLAGCAYAFAHDWISLYQIVGGKAGEDPGHIPWSRRYMYP from the coding sequence ATGTTCACGGAAATGAAGCTCAGCGCCTGGAGTACAGGCGTGCGCAGCAAACTGTCGCTCCCCTTGCGCGTGGAATTGTGGAACGGCGAGCAGTTCGACCTCTCGCCCGATCCCCCGCGCGTCACCATCCGCGTCCCCAGGCCGTCGAGCCTGCGCTACCTGCTCTCCCCCAGCCTGTATAAGCTCGGGGCCGCCTATGTCGAAGGCGAGCTCGAAATCCGCGGACGCGCCGCCGACATGATCCGCATCGGCAGCGAACTGGCGGCCTCGAGCGGCAAGCCCGCGCGCCGAGCCAATCCGCTGCGCCTGCTGTCGCCGCACACGCGCCAGAAGGATGCCGAGGCAATCCGCTACCACTACGACGTCTCCAACGATTTCTACGCCGCCTGGCTCGACCCGAACATGGTGTATTCCTGCGCCTATTTCGAGAACGGCGACGAGGACCTGGCCAGTGCGCAACTGAAAAAGATCGACCACATCCTGCGCAAGATCGACCTGCGCCCGGGCCAGAGCCTGCTCGACATCGGCTGCGGCTGGGGTGCGCTGGCGATCCGGGCGGCGCAGGCCTTCGGCGCGCGCTGCGTCGGCATCACCCTCTCGGAAAACCAGGCGGCCCTGGCGCGCGAACGGGTGGCGCAGGCCGGGCTCGAGAGCCAGGTCGAGATCCGCCTGCAGGACTACCGCGACCTTGACGGCCAGTTCGACCGCATCACCAGCGTCGGCATGTTCGAGCACGTCGGCGTGCAGCATTTGCCGGCCTATTTCGAGAAGATCCAGGGTTTGCTGGCGCCGGGCGGCGTCGTGATGAACCACGGGATCACCACCACCGACGTCGCCGGCCGCGCCACGCCCTATGGCGGCGGCGAATTCATCGACCAATATGTGTTCCCGCAGGGCGAGCTGGCGCACCTGTCGGCCGTGGTGAAGGCGATGCAACAGGGAGGCCTGGAAGTGCGCGACGTCGAAAACCTGCGCCGCCACTACGCGCGCACCTGCGCGCTATGGACCGAGAATTTCGAGAGCCGCTTCGATGCGATCGGCCAGCTGACGGATGCGAAGCACCTGCGCATCTGGCACGTGTATCTTGCCGGCTGCGCCTACGCGTTTGCCCACGACTGGATCAGCCTGTATCAGATCGTGGGGGGTAAGGCGGGGGAAGACCCGGGCCATATTCCCTGGTCGAGACGATATATGTATCCGTAG
- the pdxH gene encoding pyridoxamine 5'-phosphate oxidase, with the protein MNDFLPDTAPGFDQPIAVLKHCHGRIRKQLSTLERLLSHLPEHGADDAARQAAGAVLKYFDKAAHLHHDDEEQDLIPMLRAVAQGEDAATLQALAPVILQDHKEMDALWQDLHEQLTAIADGSASVLSSSSVQRFVQRYTSHMEREESTMAPMALRLFSPAQMAQLGAAMQRRRGVRQEPATPAPAIGDAVAGLRKDYGQASLNEDEVLEDPMLQFTRWFEQALKAQVNEPNAMNVATVDASGRPSSRIVLVKQFDERGFTWYTNYDSRKAQELRANPYAALLFFWSELERQVRIEGRVETTSAEESDKYFHSRPLKSRLSAIASQQSAPIDNRAALERNYEAVAATAGDAPARPSNWGGFRLVPERIEFWQGRRSRFHDRIVYERQEDGSWARQRLQP; encoded by the coding sequence ATGAACGATTTCCTTCCTGACACCGCACCCGGTTTCGACCAGCCGATCGCCGTGCTCAAGCATTGCCACGGCCGCATCCGCAAGCAGTTGAGTACGCTCGAACGGCTCCTGTCGCACCTGCCCGAGCACGGCGCCGACGACGCCGCGCGCCAGGCCGCCGGCGCCGTGCTGAAGTATTTCGACAAGGCCGCGCACCTGCACCATGACGACGAAGAACAGGACCTGATTCCGATGCTGCGCGCGGTGGCGCAAGGGGAAGACGCGGCGACCTTGCAGGCGCTGGCGCCGGTCATCCTGCAGGACCACAAGGAGATGGACGCGCTCTGGCAAGACCTGCACGAGCAGCTGACGGCGATCGCCGATGGCAGCGCCAGCGTGCTGTCGAGCTCAAGCGTGCAACGCTTCGTGCAGCGCTACACCTCCCACATGGAGCGCGAGGAAAGCACGATGGCGCCGATGGCGCTGCGCCTGTTCTCGCCCGCGCAGATGGCGCAGCTGGGCGCGGCGATGCAGCGCCGGCGCGGAGTCAGGCAGGAGCCGGCCACGCCCGCGCCCGCGATCGGCGACGCCGTCGCCGGCTTGCGCAAGGATTACGGCCAGGCCAGCCTGAACGAGGACGAGGTCCTCGAGGACCCGATGCTGCAATTCACGCGCTGGTTCGAGCAGGCCTTGAAAGCGCAAGTCAACGAGCCGAATGCGATGAACGTGGCGACGGTCGACGCCAGCGGCCGGCCGAGTTCGCGCATCGTGCTGGTGAAACAGTTCGACGAGCGCGGCTTCACCTGGTACACCAATTATGACAGCCGGAAAGCTCAGGAATTGCGCGCCAATCCTTATGCAGCACTGCTATTCTTCTGGAGCGAACTTGAACGCCAGGTTCGCATCGAGGGCAGGGTCGAAACGACCTCGGCCGAAGAGAGCGACAAGTATTTCCACAGCAGGCCGTTGAAGAGCCGCCTGTCGGCGATCGCCTCCCAGCAGAGCGCGCCGATCGACAACCGTGCGGCCCTGGAACGGAACTACGAAGCGGTCGCCGCGACAGCGGGCGACGCGCCGGCGCGGCCGTCCAATTGGGGCGGCTTCCGCCTGGTGCCCGAGCGCATCGAGTTCTGGCAAGGGCGCCGCTCGCGTTTCCATGACCGCATCGTCTACGAGCGGCAGGAAGACGGAAGCTGGGCGCGGCAGCGTTTGCAACCGTAA
- the tcdA gene encoding tRNA cyclic N6-threonylcarbamoyladenosine(37) synthase TcdA, which translates to MNSIDTSFTQTPHGDDIDFARRFGGVGRLYGERALERFKTAHVCVIGVGGVGSWIVEALARSAVGQLTLIDLDNVAESNINRQIQALTDTIGQPKIEALRDRIAQINPFCKVNLVEDFIEPDNIEEMIGGKRFDYVVDAIDSVKAKAALIAFCREHAIPLLTSGGAGGQLDPTKIEVRDLARTEQEPLLKKVRKVLRAQYGFSRGEKQKYHIDAVFSMEPLRYPEADDACEIESSITGLNCAGFGSSMVVTASFGMIAAAHILRKMAEAAAHADAGDDATATQAALAGA; encoded by the coding sequence ATGAACTCGATCGACACCTCTTTCACCCAAACGCCGCACGGCGATGATATCGACTTTGCGCGCCGCTTCGGCGGCGTTGGCCGCCTCTACGGCGAGCGTGCACTGGAACGTTTTAAAACGGCGCACGTTTGCGTGATCGGCGTCGGCGGCGTCGGCTCCTGGATCGTCGAGGCGCTGGCGAGGAGCGCCGTCGGCCAGCTGACCCTGATCGACCTCGACAACGTGGCCGAATCGAACATCAACCGCCAGATCCAGGCTTTAACGGACACCATCGGCCAGCCGAAGATCGAGGCCTTGCGCGACCGCATTGCCCAGATCAATCCGTTCTGCAAGGTGAACCTGGTCGAGGATTTCATCGAGCCCGACAACATCGAAGAGATGATCGGCGGCAAGCGTTTTGATTACGTCGTCGACGCCATCGACAGCGTCAAGGCCAAGGCCGCCCTGATCGCGTTTTGCCGCGAGCACGCCATTCCCCTGCTGACCAGCGGCGGCGCCGGCGGCCAGCTCGACCCGACCAAAATCGAGGTGCGCGACCTGGCCCGCACCGAGCAGGAACCGCTGCTGAAAAAAGTGCGCAAGGTCCTGCGCGCGCAGTACGGTTTCTCGCGCGGCGAAAAGCAGAAATACCATATCGATGCCGTGTTCTCGATGGAGCCGCTGCGCTACCCGGAGGCGGATGATGCCTGCGAGATCGAGTCCAGCATTACGGGACTCAATTGCGCCGGCTTCGGATCGAGCATGGTGGTCACCGCCAGCTTCGGCATGATCGCGGCGGCCCACATCCTGCGCAAGATGGCCGAGGCGGCCGCGCACGCGGATGCCGGGGACGACGCGACGGCCACGCAGGCGGCGCTCGCCGGCGCCTGA
- a CDS encoding FKBP-type peptidyl-prolyl cis-trans isomerase: MMRRTTLLAVLLAAAAAANAQQGNPAAVTPANAPANPAAADQAAATVRQQGVQSAADQAAATSQQAAGQAAAPTDAGAAAQAAAAAQAAQPVPPAPTGPQLEIVDRVVGKGREASLGSTVRVNYTGWFHKPLSSTGRGKKFDSSLDAGRDPLEFRLGAGQVIKGWEQGVAGMKVGGKRTLIIPSQLAYGKRGAPGGMIPPDTDLIFDVELLGVK, encoded by the coding sequence ATGATGCGTCGTACCACTTTATTGGCCGTGCTGCTCGCGGCCGCTGCCGCCGCTAACGCCCAGCAGGGCAACCCGGCTGCCGTCACCCCGGCAAATGCCCCCGCCAATCCTGCCGCCGCCGACCAGGCCGCCGCGACCGTGCGCCAGCAGGGCGTGCAAAGCGCTGCCGACCAGGCCGCCGCCACCTCGCAGCAGGCCGCCGGCCAGGCTGCCGCCCCGACCGACGCCGGCGCCGCCGCCCAGGCCGCCGCTGCCGCACAGGCGGCGCAGCCGGTGCCGCCGGCTCCCACGGGTCCCCAGCTCGAGATCGTCGACCGCGTGGTCGGCAAGGGCCGCGAAGCCAGCCTTGGCAGCACGGTGCGCGTCAACTACACCGGCTGGTTCCACAAGCCCTTGTCGAGCACGGGCCGCGGCAAGAAATTCGACTCCTCGCTCGACGCCGGCCGCGACCCGCTCGAGTTCCGCCTCGGCGCCGGCCAGGTCATCAAGGGCTGGGAGCAGGGCGTGGCCGGCATGAAGGTCGGCGGCAAGCGCACCCTGATCATTCCAAGCCAGCTGGCCTACGGCAAGCGCGGCGCGCCGGGCGGCATGATCCCGCCAGACACGGACCTGATTTTCGATGTGGAACTGCTCGGCGTAAAGTAA